From a region of the Geothrix sp. 21YS21S-2 genome:
- a CDS encoding proteasome assembly chaperone 4 family protein has protein sequence MEPVTLTASRGRVALRMTCVAMGRDLAVSLAGGDREHIGAVALGLPRPKGDGATTSVLAVLGHREDDLARSLATRLASRLGVTVCVACGIHVDGISREELAAVLELSAELADRLVSQVEG, from the coding sequence CGCTCACCGCTTCCCGGGGCCGGGTGGCCCTGAGGATGACCTGCGTGGCCATGGGCCGCGACTTGGCCGTGAGTCTTGCCGGCGGCGACCGGGAGCACATCGGCGCGGTGGCCCTGGGCCTGCCCAGGCCCAAGGGGGACGGGGCGACCACCTCGGTGCTGGCGGTGCTGGGGCACCGGGAGGACGACCTGGCACGGAGCCTCGCCACCCGCCTGGCGTCCCGCCTCGGCGTGACGGTGTGCGTGGCCTGCGGCATCCACGTGGACGGCATCAGCCGGGAGGAGCTGGCGGCCGTCCTGGAGCTGTCGGCGGAACTGGCCGACCGCCTGGTCTCCCAGGTGGAAGGGTAG
- a CDS encoding bacteriohemerythrin — MRIQWGEQFATGHTLVDHQHVALFDAINAFDQALEEGLAPQRMDEMLAFLERYAREHFVTEEFLMVRSEFPDRPLHRTEHERLLLRVKFIRELRDQDPSLVPPEGLGKFLGDWLTNHILTWDLALFRYLKEHPVDA, encoded by the coding sequence ATGCGCATCCAGTGGGGCGAGCAGTTCGCCACCGGGCACACCCTGGTGGACCACCAGCATGTGGCCCTGTTCGACGCCATCAACGCGTTCGACCAGGCCCTGGAGGAGGGCCTGGCTCCCCAGCGGATGGACGAGATGCTGGCCTTCCTGGAGCGCTACGCCCGGGAGCACTTCGTCACCGAGGAGTTCCTGATGGTGCGCTCGGAGTTCCCCGACCGGCCCCTGCACCGGACCGAGCACGAGCGGCTCCTCCTGCGGGTCAAGTTCATCCGGGAACTGCGCGACCAGGATCCCTCCCTGGTGCCCCCGGAAGGGCTGGGCAAGTTCCTGGGGGACTGGCTCACGAACCACATCCTCACCTGGGACCTGGCGCTGTTCCGGTACCTGAAGGAACACCCGGTGGACGCCTAG
- the tsaA gene encoding tRNA (N6-threonylcarbamoyladenosine(37)-N6)-methyltransferase TrmO has product MTQTAFTFHPIGTVRSPYRQRIDAPHQATVDARGPGGATLELDPGLPEETLRDLEGFAYIWVVFALHKSEGWAPTVRPPRGPRVKRGVFATRSPHRPNAIGLSAVELLGIEGRTLLLGDVDLLDGTPVLDIKPYVPYADAFPEARAGWIDAVDEATGLRSVPGLRRPR; this is encoded by the coding sequence ATGACCCAGACCGCCTTCACGTTCCACCCCATCGGCACCGTTCGCTCGCCCTATCGGCAGCGAATCGATGCCCCCCATCAGGCCACGGTCGACGCCCGGGGGCCCGGCGGAGCCACCCTGGAGCTGGACCCGGGCCTGCCGGAGGAGACCCTCCGCGACCTGGAGGGGTTCGCCTACATCTGGGTGGTCTTCGCCCTGCACAAGAGCGAGGGCTGGGCCCCCACCGTGCGGCCCCCCAGAGGCCCCCGGGTGAAGCGCGGCGTCTTCGCCACGCGCTCCCCCCACCGCCCCAACGCCATCGGCCTCTCCGCCGTGGAACTGCTCGGCATCGAGGGCCGCACGCTCCTCCTGGGGGACGTGGACCTCCTGGACGGCACGCCGGTGCTGGACATCAAGCCCTACGTCCCCTACGCCGACGCCTTCCCGGAGGCCCGGGCCGGCTGGATCGACGCGGTGGACGAGGCCACCGGCCTGCGGTCAGTTCCCGGCCTCAGGCGTCCCCGGTAG